The sequence AGAATTAGAGCAAATTCAAACCCAAGGACTTCAAGCCAAGGAACACATGATTAAGGCGAATCTTCGTCTTGTTGTTTCTGTTGCTAAAAAATACCAAAATCGTGGTTTGGAATTATTGGATTTAGTTCAAGAAGGTACTTTAGGTTTAGAAAGAGCGGTAGAAAAATTTGATCCCACTAAGGGTTATCGCTTTAGTACCTATGCTTATTGGTGGATTCGTCAAGGTATTACCCGAGCGATCGCTACTTCTAGCCGTACTATCCGACTACCAGTTCACATCACCGAAAAGTTAAACAAAATCAAGAAAGCTCAACGTAAAATTGCTCAAGAAAAAGGTCGTACTCCGACTTTGGAAGATTTAGCTGTTGAGTTGGAAATGACTCCCGCTCAAGTACGGGAAGTTTTATTGCGGGTTCCTCGTTCTGTTTCTCTTGAAACAAAAGTTGGTAAAGATAAAGATACCGAATTAGGTGAGTTACTTGAAACTGATGGTGTAACACCTGAAGAAATGTTAATGCGGGAATCTCTCCAAAGAGATTTGCAAAATCTTTTGGCTGATTTAACTACCCGCGAACGCGATGTAATTCTCATGCGTTTTGGTTTGGCTGACGGCCATCCTTACTCATTAGCAGAAATTGGACGCGCTTTAGATTTATCCCGCGAACGTGTTAGACAAATTGAATCCAAAGCTTTGCAAAAGCTACGTCAACCGAAGCGACGCAATTTGATTCGCGATTATTTGGAATCTCTCAGCTAAAAGTTCAGTGTTTAAAAGTGATTGAAGCACGGTTTTGGGAAGCCATTCGTATTCTTAATCCCCTTTGTTTTGGGGCAAGATATGGTTTCCCCATTGCCTTCATTACTCCTATCTTCTGTATCAGTTGGTTCTCTCTACAACCGGATAAGTGTTCCCATACCCTACATTACGATAGTCTACTATTTTTTTTAGATGCAGAATTTGCCCTACGAATAAACTTGGAAGTTCAGGCTTTTTATAATTTTTAATGTAGTCATCTTAGATCTTAAATTTGATCAATCTCTACATCAGATAATTTCTCAATTTTCTCACCCGATGGATTATGGCAAACTTTTTCTACTTGCATCAAAAAAAAGCTTGTCACTTATTTTCCTTTAAATGCTTACATTTACCAGAATTTTATTTTCCACTTTCTGTGTGATATGCAATTTAATTCTCCCCCTGATAGTTAAAAATTATTCTCAACAATCAAT comes from Rivularia sp. PCC 7116 and encodes:
- the sigC gene encoding RNA polymerase sigma factor SigC — protein: MPATSFYADADAAYDTQKSRQDLEPEITADDADAPADEDLEQLEMASSETANVSASTKTRSTDLVRLYLQEIGRVRLLGRDEEVSEAQKVQRYLKLRILLSEAASKGDELLAHYLKIIEAQERLTSELGHRPSMKRWANTAGIEESELKGALSQGKRRWAETAKLTVQELEQIQTQGLQAKEHMIKANLRLVVSVAKKYQNRGLELLDLVQEGTLGLERAVEKFDPTKGYRFSTYAYWWIRQGITRAIATSSRTIRLPVHITEKLNKIKKAQRKIAQEKGRTPTLEDLAVELEMTPAQVREVLLRVPRSVSLETKVGKDKDTELGELLETDGVTPEEMLMRESLQRDLQNLLADLTTRERDVILMRFGLADGHPYSLAEIGRALDLSRERVRQIESKALQKLRQPKRRNLIRDYLESLS